In Cydia splendana chromosome 3, ilCydSple1.2, whole genome shotgun sequence, one DNA window encodes the following:
- the LOC134806380 gene encoding uncharacterized protein LOC134806380 — MAITESPVIKSSIVKEVPAGGTAVLTCNSNDFNHNFMFWLFGKDKVIGPDNHYDERKYKYEVLSGKLHIDNVTPAESGYYKCISKKLDGSGIAVGQVEMIVSGSTFSTIEAVKLIAIVVSIIVLISCAVLYWRLRKDWNKYDGRAIVPVDDMEEDDGDEVYNPTTVTSKNQPVAGPSRGPSRNPSSEHLLYGIDNQGLDTDFNSVFENIQIKSPHASLI; from the exons ATGGCTATAACTGAATCCCCTGTGATAAAGAGTTCTATAGTGAAAGAGGTCCCAGCCGGAGGCACCGCTGTGCTGACATGCAACAGCAATGATTTCAATCACAATTTTATGTTTTGGCTGTTTGGCAAAGACAAGGTGATTGGCCCTGACAATCATTATGATGAAAGAAAGTACAAGTATGAAGTACTATCTGGAAAACTTCACATTGAT AATGTTACTCCAGCCGAGTCTGGTTATTACAAATGCATCTCGAAGAAGCTTGATGGCTCAGGGATTGCAGTCGGGCAGGTTGAGATGATTGTCTCTGGTTCCACATTCTCCACCATTGAGGCTGTGAAGCTGATTGCTATTGTTGTGTCCATCATTGTGCTGATCAGCTGTGCTGTGCTGTACTGGAGACTGAGGAAGGACTGGAACAAATATGATGGCCGTGCTATTGTACCAG tTGATGACATGGAAGAAGATGATGGGGATGAGGTGTACAACCCAACCACAGTGACTTCTAAAAACCAACCGGTGGCCGGGCCCAGCCGAGGACCAAGCAGAAACCCATCATCGGAACATCTCCTCTACGGCATAGACAATCAGGGCTTGGATACAGACTTCAACTCCGTGTTtgaaaatattcaaattaaatCACCACATGCcagtttaatataa
- the LOC134806389 gene encoding anaphase-promoting complex subunit 4, with amino-acid sequence MYHCGMRQLEERHVANQVDLMVWSNRLDLLALSNFKGEVQVHRLISWQKVWTLSPPKENVTVQALAWRPDGKALAVGYSSGSVHIVDIEDKEILDKYDLEQEPSEEFEDSKHYGITCITWAVRATTLESATEYNIYDDSSIFLQKTPSLSSGYKNQASEDNVKDIKEMQEQTQLNMLLVGYGTGHIYMSVFGRYPYGTIHLTQIAKDEFGEFKVLDINLSEDFSMMQVFYLDRATNNLYVALINTSVLSAYAEEIFVVANKHSQLTQLMSHLDQTMISITEAWEHILLEMDTKMAYYAASVPEGGVSADLLELLMLGVPSDQLELFLLKELTAKGLKKLGSSVELSYSTIQKLVLKQLNIVGQSLTYYLAELRGLARIPDRYKILGLEEATVTEAIRACCAFLNKSLELQQVIDISMRHYKAFFRWLFVVIARLLDEQTPSEIVKITQQELTHLAEFLYNFDSVQVEGSETVSEKPVKFNLERLGQYLQDQDLTILTDNDDNPWHKFLAENACLMKDNETIFSMSEFRKFSLVQQQTFLKKAINNVFDVTDKDTGKHFSVLYNLRCYDDKSSSHTKNNLRVSQMFDPAQQRFMMAFTNNANGSDGICFMSVAIKEKSCNASAIKYYITSGLIRDLNKEQFDEENVAVLDLQFYSAEYLSMLIRHPCSSESTIFVQLPLKIALDNANEFNVKAKSCIFNEKISRRNITSLLDQGIYTVLDKMDGFRIAVSGGRRVAVVVSASRRKVRVFEMEADADDDDDTLDSTQHSLSATNDSSYRSDQ; translated from the exons ATGTATCACTGTGGAATGCGTCAATTGGAAGAAAGGCATGTTGCCAACCAAGTTGATCTTATGGTTTGGAGCAACAGACTTGATTTGTTAGCGTTAAGTAACTTCAAAG GAGAAGTGCAAGTCCATAGACTTATAAGTTGGCAAAAAGTGTGGACATTATCTCCACCTAAAGAAAATGTTACTGTACAAGCTTTGGCTTGGAGGCCTGATGGAAAG GCATTAGCAGTTGGCTACAGTTCAGGCAGCGTCCACATAGTGGATATAGAAGACAAGGAAATCCTCGACAAGTATGATTTGGAGCAGGAGCCTTCCGAAGAGTTTGAAGACTCAAAGCATTATGGAATCACTTGCATCACTTGGGCAGTCAGAGCTACTACTCTGGAAAGTGCAACAGAGTATAATATCTAT GATGATTCATCAATATTTCTCCAAAAAACACCATCTCTTAGCAGTGGCTATAAAAATCAGGCTTCTGAGGATAATGTTAAGGACATCAAAGAAATGCAGGAGCAGACCCAGCTCAACATGCTGCTGGTTGGCTATGGCACTGGACACATCTACATGAGTGTGTTTGGCAGATACCCGTATGGAACTATACATCTCACCCAAATTGCAAAAGACGAATTTGGAGAATTCAAAGTATTAGACATAAATCTTTCAGAAGATTTTAGTATGATGCAAGTATTTTACTTAGACAGAGCTACAAACAACCTGTATGTAGCACTTATCAACACAAGTGTGTTGTCGGCCTATGCAGAGGAGATCTTTGTCGTAGCGAATAAACACAGCCAACTGACTCAGTTGATGTCTCATCTTGATCAGACAATGATATCTATTACTGAAGCTTGGGAGCACATTTTATTGGAAATGGATACAAAAATGGCGTACTATGCTGCATCTGTTCCGGAGGGTGGAGTGTCTGCAGATCTACTAGAGCTACTTATGCTAG GTGTTCCCTCTGATCAGCTTGAGTTGTTTCTTCTGAAAGAATTAACGGCAaaaggtttaaaaaagttagGGAGCTCAGTTGAACTTAGTTATTCTACAATTCAGAAACTGGTTCTCAAGCAATTGAACATTGTTGGACAAAGCCTAACTTACTACCTGGCTGAACTTAGAGGCTTGGCAAGAATACCAGATCGATATAAG ATACTCGGCCTCGAGGAAGCCACCGTGACGGAAGCCATCCGCGCGTGCTGCGCTTTCCTGAACAAGAGCCTAGAGCTGCAGCAAGTGATCGACATCTCCATGCGCCACTACAAGGCTTTCTTCCGGTGGCTCTTTGTCGTCATCGCGAGATTGCTAGATGAACAGACGCCCAGCGAAATCGTTAAAATAACTCAGCAGGAACTCACGCACCTTGCAGAGTTTTTGTACAACTTCGATAGTGTTCAAGTGGAAGGGAGCGAAACTGTGTCTGAAAAGCCAGTGAAGTTCAATTTGGAAAGACTCGGGCAATACCTTCAGGACCAAGATCTAACTATATTAACTGATAACGATGACAACCCCTGGCATAAGTTTCTTGCAGAAAATGCGTGCTTGATGAAAGATAACGAAACCATTTTCTCAATGTCTGAATTTCGAAAGTTTTCCCTAGTGCAACAACAAACGTTTTTGAAAAAAGCCATCAATAATGTGTTCGATGTCACCGATAAAGATACCGGAAAGCACTTTTCAGTTCTGTACAATCTGAGGTGTTATGACGATAAATCAAGTTCGCATACTAAGAATAATCTACGGGTATCTCAAATGTTTGATCCGGCTCAGCAAAGATTCATGATGGCGTTTACAAACAACGCAAACGGAAGTGATGGAATTTGTTTTATGTCGGTGGCTATCAAGGAGAAATCTTGCAACGCTTCAGCTATCAAATATTACATCACATCCGGTTTGATACGGGACTTAAACAAGGAACAGTTTGATGAGGAGAATGTAGCAGTACTGGACTTGCAGTTTTACTCGGCAGAGTACTTGTCTATGTTGATACGGCACCCGTGCAGCAGTGAAAGTACGATATTCGTGCAGTTGCCTCTAAAAATAGCGTTGGATAATGCCAACGAATTCAATGTTAAAGCGAAGTCCTGTATATTTAATGAGAAAATATCTCGAAGAAACATCACATCTCTGTTAGATCAGGGCATTTACACCGTGCTGGATAAAATGGATGGTTTTAGAATAGCCGTGTCGGGCGGTCGCCGGGTGGCCGTGGTGGTGTCCGCGAGCCGCAGGAAAGTACGAGTGTTCGAGATGGAGGCCGACGCAGACGACGACGATGACACTCTGGACTCGACGCAACACTCGCTGTCGGCAACTAACGACTCGTCATACAGAAGTGATCAATGA
- the LOC134806381 gene encoding transmembrane protein 60: MAILHRALFTWFIFLVFLILLCLRLESRTHWNWFIVFIPMWVYDSILLIYVLFHMVSHCRNGIERFRGTINKHVWYIAAIGLKMAAQIIICIKLEYTKGSLPIYVVMTPIWMLLPVLSVEVFMHLIKHSSGSSRY; encoded by the coding sequence ATGGCCATACTTCACAGAGCCCTGTTTACGTGGTTTATATTTTTAGTGTTCTTGATACTACTGTGTCTGAGATTGGAGTCGAGAACACACTGGAATTGGTTCATAGTATTTATACCAATGTGGGTCTATGATAGCATTCTTCTTATATACGTTTTGTTTCATATGGTATCGCACTGCCGGAATGGTATCGAAAGATTTAGAGGTACAATCAATAAACATGTGTGGTACATAGCAGCAATTGGACTGAAAATGGCAGCTCAAATCATAATTTGCATCAAATTGGAATATACAAAAGGAAGTCTTCCAATTTATGTTGTCATGACTCCAATTTGGATGTTGTTGCCTGTATTAAGTGTAGAAGTCTTCATGCATTTAATAAAACATTCTAGTGGAAGTAGTAGATACTAA
- the LOC134806400 gene encoding probable dolichyl pyrophosphate Glc1Man9GlcNAc2 alpha-1,3-glucosyltransferase, translated as MIFQIVLIVSTIKCLFIPLYHSTDFEVHRNWLAITHNLSISEWYYDATSEWTLDYPPFFAWLEYSLSFVAKLFDPRMLQLDNLNYASDMTVIFQRLTVIVLDLVYIASAKSCANLISDGKLLVFILLVSNPGLLMVDHIHFQYNGFLYGFLLYSMSNMIRGNYVCAALWFAVLLNLKHIYLYVAPVYVVHLLRAYCFTISTNDGVHTPWYSFSFMNLIKLAITVTTVFALSFGPFLNHIPQIISRLFPFKRGLCHAYWAPNFWALYNFSDKVLQHALPRAGIAVPKVEASMTGGLVQEFDHVVLPSIKPIHTVALTAIFMIPALVKLWHLGADRKYRTVSFVRCLVLCATTSFMFSWHVHEKAILLILIPLSFLSVLGDVDGRLFLLLSPIGHYSLFPLLYPKSLLTIKIFILLTHSAIAFGNIPRLYEQPVKPKKKPRRGFLRLPMLGLVESLYVYGLIILCVYENFIHTMWGLDKTLPFLPLMMTSVYCALGVAYFWISYYYYFLYFNVSRVPMLGTGNLTQYAKKIN; from the exons ATGATATTTCAAATTGTACTCATAGTAAGCACTATCAAGTGCTTATTTATTCCTCTTTA CCACTCAACGGATTTCGAGGTTCACAGAAACTGGTTAGCAATAACACACAACCTCTCCATCAGTGAATGGTACTATGACGCCACATCAGAATGGACTCTGGATTATCCTCCATTCTTTGCTTGGCTGGAATATTCCTTATCATTTGTTGCAAAGTTGTTTGATCCCCGGATGTTGCAATTGGATAATTTAAACTATGCATCGGATATGACTGTGATATTCCAAAGATTAACTGTAATTGTTTTAGATTTGGTTTATATTGCTAGTGCTAAGAG TTGTGCAAATCTTATTAGTGATGGTAAGCTGCTTGTGTTCATTCTGCTAGTGTCTAACCCGGGGCTGCTGATGGTAGATCACATACATTTTCAATACAATGGATTTTTATATGGTTTTCTTCTCTATTCCATGTCAAATATGATAAGA GGTAATTATGTGTGTGCAGCGCTATGGTTTGCAGTGCTGCTGAACTTAAAGCACATTTACTTATATGTGGCGCCCGTGTATGTTGTGCACTTGCTCAGAGCATATTGCTTCACCATATCAACAAACGATGGTGTGCACACCCCATGGTACTCCTTTTCCTTCATGAATTTGATAAAATTGGCAATTACCGTCACTACAGTGTTTGCTCTATCATTTGGACCGTTTTTGAACCATATACCACAG ATCATTTCAAGATTGTTTCCATTTAAAAGAGGCTTGTGCCACGCATACTGGGCTCCTAATTTCTGGGCACTCTACAATTTTTCAGACAAGGTGCTGCAGCATGCTC TACCGCGGGCAGGCATAGCTGTGCCCAAGGTGGAGGCTTCAATGACGGGTGGGCTGGTGCAAGAGTTTGACCACGTGGTGCTTCCATCCATAAAGCCCATCCACACCGTGGCACTGACCGCCATTTTCATGATACCAGCTCTGGTTAAACTTTGGCATCTTGGAGCTGATAGAAAGTACAGAACTGTTAGTTTTGTGAg ATGTCTGGTATTATGTGCTACTACGTCGTTCATGTTCAGTTGGCATGTTCACGAAAAGGCTATCCTTTTAATTTTGATACCATTAAG TTTCTTGTCAGTACTCGGAGATGTTGACGGAAGACTGTTCCTTCTTCTGTCCCCCATCGGACATTACTCTTTATTTCCTTTACTATATCCAAAAAGTCTTCTAACCATCAAAATATTCATATTGTTAACTCATAGCGCAATAGCCTTTGGGAATATACCAAGATTATATGAGCAGCCTGTAAAGCCCAAGAAGAAACCTCGACGTGGTTTCCTTCGCCTTCCTATGTTGGGTCTTGTGGAATCGTTGTACGTGTATGGTTTAATAATACTGTGCGTTTACGAGAATTTCATTCATACTATGTGGGGTTTGGACAAAACTCTACCGTTTTTGCCTCTGATGATGACTTCGGTTTATTGCGCTCTTGGAGTTGCGTATTTCTGgatttcatattattattatttcctttACTTTAACGTGAGCAGGGTACCAATGTTAGGCACAGGGAACCTAACACAGTATGCTAAGAAAATAAACTAG
- the LOC134806662 gene encoding esterase FE4-like gives MLHLRLLLAVLLFKNVNSDMRVDPLVHTNVGLIKGLKASDGDYSMFLGIPYAIVDKEKPFGASLPHPKFDEIFEAYDDSALCPQLVYNTNNITGTLDCLHLNVFTPNSATSLNLLPVLVYIHGGFLQRGAFGRETYGPKFIVQHDIILVTINYRLGPYGFMCLSTPEIPGNQGLKDQLKALRWIKDNIEAFGGDPGQVTIGGQSAGAASVDFHLMYPGERLFNKVILQSGVALTPERMIELDNDSPMKLAEYFEFKTSDLNDALTFLATKDTNSIIEATLELSIGFRACVEKEFEGVERFISQHPATADRPNVKNIPVLLGSVDKELLASYADKNTDFFQHLTIFRDSLNNVFHFGDDLDLVHQNLRNFYVGDHVMTDDDKWEVIDFMSDFTYVHPIQRAMRKYRQNEARNIYFYVFNYDGGRNLAKYRDNVSAPGATHADELGYLFDASLFTEEPSSEDQAVIDRMTTMWTNFVKHGNPTPSTTELIPVSWTPITPDKWHCLWIGADLALKGRPFHDRMAFWDLFFKTYGHLEKGVE, from the exons ATGTTGCATCTAAGATTACTTTTGGCagttttgttatttaaaaatgttaataGTGATATGAGAGTAGACCCCCTAGTACACACGAATGTGGGGTTGATCAAGGGGTTAAAAGCATCGGATGGGGACTATTCTATGTTTTTGGGTATTCCTTATGCCATCGTTGACAAAGAAAAGCCTTTTGGG gCTTCCTTGCCTCATCCAaaatttgatgaaatttttGAGGCATACGACGACTCGGCACTCTGTCCTCAGCTAGTCTACAACACTAACAATATAACTGGGACTTTGGACTGCCTCCACCTCAACGTGTTCACACCCAACTCTGCGACGTCCCTAAACCTCCTCCCAGTCTTGGTCTACATTCATGGAGGCTTTTTGCAAAGAGGCGCATTTGGCAGAGAAACTTACGGACCAAAGTTCATCGTGCAACACGATATCATATTGGTAACAATCAATTATAGATTAGGACCTTATGGCTTCATGTGTTTGAGTACTCCGGAGATCCCAGGAAATCAGGGATTAAAAGATCAACTGAAAGCTTTGAGATGGATTAAAGATAACATTGAAGCCTTTGGCGGGGATCCTGGTCAAGTAACTATAGGGGGACAAAGCGCAGGCGCTGCATCTGTGGACTTCCATTTAATGTATCCAGGAGAGAGATTGTTCAACAAGGTTATACTGCAGAGTGGTGTAGCATTAACCCCCGAAAGAATGATCGAATTAGACAATGACTCACCTATGAAGCTAGCcgaatattttgaatttaaaactaGCGATTTGAATGACGCCTTAACGTTTCTAGCTACTAAGGACACTAATTCAATAATAGAAGCAACACTGGAACTTAGCATTGGTTTTAGAGCGTGCGTAGAGAAAGAATTTGAAGGTGTGGAAAGATTTATATCACAGCACCCAGCCACCGCCGACCGGCCGAATGTGAAAAATATCCCAGTATTATTAGGATCAGTTGACAAAGAATTATTGGCCTCGTATGCCGACAagaatacagatttttttcaacACCTTACTATATTTAGAGACTcgttaaataatgtatttcatttCGGTGACGATTTGGATTTAGTACATCAAAACTTGAGAAACTTTTACGTGGGTGATCACGTGATGACAGATGACGACAAATGGGAAGTGATAGATTTCATGTCTGATTTTACATATGTTCATCCTATTCAGCGAGCTATGAGGAAGTACAGGCAGAACGAAGCGAGAAACATATACTTTTATGTATTTAACTATGATGGTGGTAGAAATCTTGCGAAGTATAGGGACAACGTGAGCGCGCCGGGAGCCACTCATGCCGATGAGTTGGGGTATTTGTTCGATGCCTCTTTATTTACCGAGGAGCCGTCGTCAGAAGACCAGGCTGTTATAGACAGAATGACAACGATGTGGACTAACTTTGTCAAGCatgg aaacccCACTCCGTCGACAACGGAGCTGATTCCCGTCTCGTGGACTCCGATCACACCCGACAAGTGGCACTGTCTCTGGATTGGCGCAGATCTGGCACTCAAAGGCAGACCTTTTCACGACCGGATGGCCTTCTGGGACCTGTTCTTTAAGACGTACGGGCATTTGGAGAAAGGAGTAGAATAA